One genomic window of Anticarsia gemmatalis isolate Benzon Research Colony breed Stoneville strain chromosome 23, ilAntGemm2 primary, whole genome shotgun sequence includes the following:
- the LOC142982986 gene encoding uncharacterized protein LOC142982986, translating into MEEGDLSDDDNKNKKGDKRARDSGDSSEDGYITVCRRKQKKLFRSFSAENNINSSETFVDAEESMRAGGEYEVSLSSVQILPKQMALARLIRDQGIMNIIKIKYKSPYKVFVRFSNKIQAEKLANCEKLIEKKIRAQFIDDINLSYGIIRGVDLDIDEKELLENILASCDILSVKRLKRLNGAHEWVDSETLRLSFKSKHPPVSIYAYGCKFTVEKYVFPVTQCSACWKFGHIKKYCSSSKIVCPKCGLDHVNCDIAVFKCPNCKGSHMALDKCCPRFVQEKKIRFIMSDQSVTYKKAFEMYLKNKGEKSFFRWPARHEFFFPDITT; encoded by the exons ATGGAGGAGGGCGACCTCAGTGATGACGATAACAAGAATAAAAAGGGCGACAAGAGAGCCCGGGATAGTGGTGACAGCAGCGAGGATGGCTATATCACGGTTTGTAGGAGAAAGCAGAAGAAGTTGTTCAGAagtttttcagctgaaaataatataaattcatctGAAACATTCGTGGATGCTGAGGAAAGTATGCGAGCTGGAGGCGAATATGAAGTATCCTTGTCATCGGTACAAATTTTACCAAAGCAGATGGCTTTGGCTCGACTTATTCGTGATCAAGGTATTATgaacatcattaaaattaaatataaaagcccGTATAAAGTATTTGTCCGattcagtaataaaattcaaGCAGAAAAGCTCGCCAACtgtgaaaaattaattgaaaagaaaatacgagCTCAGTTTATTGATGATATTAATTTGTCTTATGGTATTATTAGAGGGGTTGATCTGGATATTGATGAGAAGGaattactagaaaatattttggcgtcATGTGACATTCTGTCTGTGAAAAGATTGAAGAGATTGAACGGAGCTCATGAATGGGTTGACAGCGAAACTTTGAGGTTATCTTTCAAGAGTAAACATCCTCCCGTGTCTATTTACGCATACGGGTGTAAATTTACCGTCGAGAAATATGTATTTCCAGTTACACAGTGCTCCGCGTGTTGGAAGTTTGggcatataaagaaatattgttcGTCGAGTAAAATAGTTTGCCCCAAATGTGGTTTGGATCATGTGAACTGTGACATTGCGGTATTTAAGTGTCCTAATTGTAAGGGATCGCACATGGCTCTAGACAAATGTTGCCCTCGATTTGTGCAAGAGAAGAAGATTCGTTTTATTATGAGTGACCAGAGCGttacttataaaaaagctttcgaaatgtatttgaaaaataaaggtgaGAAGTCG TTCTTCAGATGGCCAGCAAGACATGAATTCTTCTTCCCCGATATTACCACATAA